The Dissulfuribacter thermophilus genome includes a window with the following:
- the murG gene encoding undecaprenyldiphospho-muramoylpentapeptide beta-N-acetylglucosaminyltransferase, whose amino-acid sequence MKKGVRPLEMQSNGSNPITINPFTGSPGMLFQMRYGDCEGTMSSHRAPDSNADGLGGDRLSNRLNVAVAGGGTGGHIFPGVAILRALEALRPLNILWIGTGKEVERQILESLTIEYTELKVRPFHGAGLGSLIRAITTLPISISRARSILKDFNPNVVLGIGGYVAGPVMIAARSLNIPLVIHEQNVIPGLTNRLGARFAQKIFISFKGSQSWFPGGKSILTGNPVREEFLKLNKHDDGKEYASRPKHILVIGGSQGARAINRLATCALAILAKSGIDLEVIHQTGKQDQEYTRRVYREAGIKASVYGFINDMASAYAWADLVVSRAGAGTCAELSVTGTPSILIPYPHAASSHQEANAKELESCGASITFRENEVGPERLASTIQALLLDTERLSQMRQAARSIAQPYAAKTIAEQILKIVEEA is encoded by the coding sequence ATGAAGAAAGGGGTGAGGCCTTTAGAGATGCAGTCAAACGGCTCTAACCCCATTACAATCAATCCTTTTACTGGTAGCCCTGGCATGCTGTTTCAGATGCGTTACGGAGACTGCGAAGGCACAATGTCTAGCCATAGAGCACCCGACAGCAATGCAGATGGGCTGGGCGGTGATCGTTTGTCAAATAGGCTTAACGTGGCCGTGGCAGGTGGCGGGACCGGAGGACATATCTTTCCTGGTGTCGCCATTCTAAGAGCGCTCGAGGCCTTGAGACCTCTCAATATCCTATGGATAGGAACTGGAAAAGAAGTGGAAAGACAGATCCTTGAATCGTTGACTATAGAGTATACAGAACTCAAGGTCCGGCCATTTCACGGAGCTGGATTGGGTAGTTTGATTAGGGCAATTACAACGCTACCCATTTCTATATCGAGGGCCCGTTCCATTTTGAAGGATTTCAATCCCAATGTAGTCCTTGGTATCGGTGGATATGTGGCGGGTCCAGTCATGATCGCTGCGAGAAGCCTCAATATACCACTTGTGATTCATGAACAAAATGTCATACCAGGCCTTACAAATCGTCTTGGAGCCAGATTTGCTCAAAAGATATTCATTAGTTTCAAGGGATCGCAGAGTTGGTTCCCTGGGGGCAAATCAATACTTACTGGAAACCCCGTTAGAGAGGAGTTTTTAAAACTCAATAAACACGATGATGGCAAAGAGTATGCTTCAAGGCCAAAACACATACTGGTGATTGGCGGCAGTCAAGGGGCCAGGGCCATAAACAGGCTAGCCACATGTGCTTTAGCTATCCTTGCCAAATCAGGAATAGATCTGGAAGTCATTCATCAGACCGGTAAACAGGACCAGGAATATACTAGAAGGGTGTATAGAGAAGCTGGAATCAAGGCATCGGTATATGGATTCATCAATGATATGGCCAGTGCCTATGCCTGGGCAGATCTCGTGGTTTCTAGGGCAGGTGCTGGCACTTGTGCCGAGCTTTCAGTTACGGGGACACCGTCTATATTGATACCTTATCCTCATGCTGCCTCTAGCCACCAGGAGGCAAATGCCAAGGAGCTTGAAAGCTGTGGTGCATCTATTACATTCCGCGAAAACGAGGTGGGTCCAGAAAGACTTGCTTCAACAATTCAGGCCCTGTTGTTAGATACTGAAAGGCTGAGCCAGATGAGGCAGGCTGCGAGATCCATTGCGCAGCCATACGCAGCGAAGACCATTGCAGAGCAAATTCTGAAGATTGTGGAGGAAGCGTAA
- the murC gene encoding UDP-N-acetylmuramate--L-alanine ligase, with the protein MYRKIRKHHIHFVGIGGIGMSAIASVLLELGYKVSGSDIRHSSTIQRLVKLGAHISIGHKPENVHGADVVVTSSAVSKQNPEVLEAMRVQIPIIPRAQMLAELMRLKRFGVAVSGTHGKTSTTSMIGAVLEAANIDPTLIIGGQVKSLGTNARWGRGEFLVAEADESDGSFLYLTPSIAVVTNIEEEHLDYYKDLEHIKQTFTNFLKKVPFYGAAIICGDDPNLLECAKFIKKRTITYGVSEGNYIQAKNIQYKGYGSSFEVWKDNEFLGDITLKVPGLHNVRNSLAAIGVGLELELPFEVIRSGLERYRGVGRRFEILLDTEELTLVDDYAHHPTEIQATLKAARACFPGRRLVVLFEPHRYSRTLALMDAFQTCFDEADRLYLTEIYPASEKPIVGITGRRLASTIQQKWGGEVQFVQDPFLLPEKVMEDIKPGDVILTLGAGNMGKIGKTIAELVNEQKAIKATI; encoded by the coding sequence ATGTACAGAAAGATTAGGAAACATCATATACATTTTGTAGGTATCGGCGGAATTGGAATGAGCGCTATTGCCAGCGTGTTGTTGGAACTGGGCTATAAGGTCTCTGGATCGGATATTAGGCATTCGTCTACGATCCAGAGGTTAGTCAAACTGGGCGCTCATATTTCTATTGGACACAAACCAGAGAATGTACACGGAGCAGACGTAGTAGTTACCTCCAGTGCTGTCTCAAAACAAAACCCTGAAGTATTGGAGGCAATGCGTGTTCAGATCCCCATCATCCCAAGGGCGCAGATGTTGGCAGAACTCATGCGTCTCAAGAGATTTGGTGTGGCAGTTTCAGGTACCCACGGTAAGACATCAACGACCTCAATGATTGGTGCTGTTCTTGAGGCAGCAAATATTGATCCAACCCTCATTATTGGAGGGCAGGTGAAGTCCCTGGGGACCAATGCCAGATGGGGAAGGGGTGAATTTTTAGTTGCTGAGGCAGATGAAAGTGACGGAAGTTTTCTATATCTCACCCCTTCGATTGCAGTAGTGACCAATATCGAAGAAGAACACCTGGATTATTATAAAGACCTTGAGCACATCAAACAGACATTTACTAACTTTTTGAAAAAGGTCCCTTTTTACGGAGCTGCAATAATCTGTGGGGATGATCCGAATCTCCTGGAATGTGCAAAATTTATCAAGAAACGCACTATAACTTATGGTGTATCAGAGGGTAACTATATCCAGGCAAAGAATATCCAATACAAAGGCTATGGTTCAAGTTTTGAAGTGTGGAAAGATAATGAGTTTCTCGGAGACATCACCCTCAAGGTCCCAGGTCTACATAATGTGAGGAACAGCCTTGCAGCCATAGGGGTTGGCCTTGAATTAGAATTACCCTTTGAGGTCATACGCAGTGGTCTTGAACGCTATAGAGGAGTGGGTAGGCGCTTTGAGATCCTGCTGGATACTGAAGAACTGACACTTGTTGATGACTATGCACATCATCCAACAGAGATTCAGGCCACTCTCAAGGCAGCAAGGGCATGTTTTCCAGGAAGGCGGCTGGTAGTCCTATTTGAACCCCATCGATACAGTAGGACCTTGGCATTGATGGACGCATTTCAAACGTGTTTTGATGAAGCAGATAGGTTGTATTTGACTGAAATTTATCCAGCAAGTGAGAAACCCATTGTAGGTATAACAGGAAGACGGTTGGCCTCTACAATCCAACAGAAATGGGGTGGTGAGGTCCAGTTTGTCCAAGATCCTTTTTTGCTACCGGAAAAGGTCATGGAAGATATTAAGCCAGGAGATGTGATTCTAACTCTTGGCGCAGGAAACATGGGCAAGATTGGAAAGACGATTGCGGAGCTTGTAAATGAACAAAAGGCCATCAAGGCAACTATTTGA